Proteins found in one Plectropomus leopardus isolate mb chromosome 9, YSFRI_Pleo_2.0, whole genome shotgun sequence genomic segment:
- the arr3b gene encoding LOW QUALITY PROTEIN: arrestin 3b, retinal (X-arrestin) (The sequence of the model RefSeq protein was modified relative to this genomic sequence to represent the inferred CDS: substituted 1 base at 1 genomic stop codon) translates to MXSRPGSKVFKKTAGNGHIALYLGKRDFVDHVDSVDIVDGVVKVDPSGLDGRKVFVYLACAFRYGSEDLDVIGLSFRRDIWIKRVQVYPPTGDSATKSPMQESLMKKVGEQGCPFSFQMPTNLPCSVALQPAPNDSGKACGVDFEVKAYVANAANNADEVIEKKDTCRLMIRKIQFAPGTNNPGPKADIAKQFMMSDKPVHLEASLEKETYYHGDPITVKVKINNETTKVVKKIKVSVEQLTSVVLYSSDTYTKAVCSEEFGETINSNSTFEKSFQITPLLANNKEKRGLAVDGRLKDEDTHLASTTLSQGDKEMQGIVISYKVKVNLMVSGGGLLGGLTASDVTVELPLTLMSPKPAEVVLD, encoded by the exons ATGTAATCAAGGCCAGGCAGCAA gGTATTTAAGAAGACCGCCGGTAACGGACAT ATTGCCCTGTACTTGGGGAAGAGAGACTTTGTGGACCATGTGGATTCAGTGGACATAGTTG ACGGTGTTGTTAAAGTGGACCCCTCTGGTCTTGATGGCAGAAAAG TATTTGTCTACCTTGCTTGTGCCTTCCGCTATGGAAGCGAAGACTTGGACGTCATCGGGTTGTCCTTCAGGAGAGACATCTGGATAAAGCGCGTTCAGGTGTATCCACCAACAGGAGACAGCGCAACCAAATCACCAATGCAGGAATCCCTCATGAAGAAAGTTGGAGAACAAGGATGTCCTTTCTCCTTCCAG ATGCCAACAAATCTCCCATGCTCAGTCGCCTTACAGCCGGCGCCAAATGACTCTGGCAAG GCTTGCGGTGTGGACTTTGAGGTTAAAGCATATGTTGCCAACGCAGCCAACAATGCAGATGAAGTCATTGAGAAGAA GGACACATGTCGTCTGATGATTCGCAAAATACAATTTGCACCAGGAACCAACAATCCTGGACCCAAGGCTGACATTGCTAAGCAGTTCATGATGAGTGACAAACCTGTTCACCTGGAGGCCTCCCTTGAGAAAGAG ACTTATTACCACGGAGATCCAATCACTGTGAAAGTAAAAATCAACAACGAAACCACCAAGGTTGtgaagaaaatcaaagtttCAG ttgaGCAGCTAACAAGCGTGGTGCTTTACTCATCTGACACTTACACCAAGGCAGTCTGCAGTGAGGAGTTTGG GGAAACAATTAACTCCAACTCTACATTCGAGAAGTCCTTCCAAATAACTCCCCTGTTGGCCAACAACAAAGAGAAGCGCGGTCTTGCAGTGGACGGACGGCTAAAAGACGAGGACACTCACCTCGCATCCACCACCCT GAGTCAAGGAGATAAGGAGATGCAGGGAATCGTCATCTCTTACAAAGTCAAGGTCAATCTGATGGTGTCTGGCGGAGG CCTGCTGGGTGGCCTAACGGCAAG cgaTGTCACTGTGGAGCTTCCTCTTACTCTCATGTCCCCGAAACCTGCAG AAGT CGTATTGGATTAA
- the rab41 gene encoding ras-related protein Rab-41 isoform X3: protein MSTTTGGGEFGNPLRKFKLVFLGEQSVGKTSLITRFMYDSFDNTYQATIGIDFLSKTMYLEDRTIRLQLWDTAGQERFRSLIPSYIRDSAAAVVVYDIANLNSFQQTSKWIDDVRTERGSDVIIMLVGNKTDLADKRQITTEEGEQRAKELNVMFIETSAKTGYNVKQLFRRVAAALPGMDSTPEKSKEDMIDIKLEKQPEMTVTESSCSC from the exons atgtcAACCACGACCGGCGGCGGAGAGTTTGGCAACCCTCTACGAAAGTTCAAGCTTGTTTTTCTGGGCGAACAGAGTG TTGGGAAAACCTCGCTCATCACCAGGTTCATGTATGACAGTTTCGACAACACTTATCAG GCAACAATTGGCATTGACTTTTTGTCAAAAACCATGTACTTAGAAGATCGTACG ATTCGGCTGCAGCTCTGGGATACAGCCGGACAGGAGCGTTTCCGCAGCCTCATCCCCAGTTACATCCGCGACTCAGCCGCTGCTGTGGTGGTTTATGACATAGCCA aTCTTAATTCATTCCAGCAAACCTCAAAGTGGATTGATGATGTTAGAACAGAAAGAGGAAGTGATGTCATTATCATGCTTGTTGGGAACAAAACAGACTTGGCGGATAAAAG ACAGATCACCACGGAGGAGGGCGAGCAGAGAGCTAAGGAACTGAATGTCATGTTCATTGAAACCAGCGCAAAGACTGGCTACAATGTCAAACAG CTGTTCCGTCGTGTTGCTGCTGCATTGCCTGGGATGGACAGCACACCAGAGAAAAGCAAAGAGGACA TGATCGACATCAAACTGGAGAAACAGCCAGAGATGACTGTCACCGAGAGCAGCTGCTCATGCTAG
- the rab41 gene encoding ras-related protein Rab-41 isoform X1: protein MSTTTGGGEFGNPLRKFKLVFLGEQSVGKTSLITRFMYDSFDNTYQATIGIDFLSKTMYLEDRTIRLQLWDTAGQERFRSLIPSYIRDSAAAVVVYDIANLNSFQQTSKWIDDVRTERGSDVIIMLVGNKTDLADKRQVSVEAAERKARELNVMYIETSAKAGYNVKQLFRRVAAALPGMDSTPEKSKEDMIDIKLEKQPEMTVTESSCSC, encoded by the exons atgtcAACCACGACCGGCGGCGGAGAGTTTGGCAACCCTCTACGAAAGTTCAAGCTTGTTTTTCTGGGCGAACAGAGTG TTGGGAAAACCTCGCTCATCACCAGGTTCATGTATGACAGTTTCGACAACACTTATCAG GCAACAATTGGCATTGACTTTTTGTCAAAAACCATGTACTTAGAAGATCGTACG ATTCGGCTGCAGCTCTGGGATACAGCCGGACAGGAGCGTTTCCGCAGCCTCATCCCCAGTTACATCCGCGACTCAGCCGCTGCTGTGGTGGTTTATGACATAGCCA aTCTTAATTCATTCCAGCAAACCTCAAAGTGGATTGATGATGTTAGAACAGAAAGAGGAAGTGATGTCATTATCATGCTTGTTGGGAACAAAACAGACTTGGCGGATAAAAG GCAAGTTTCTGTTGAGGCGGCAGAGAGGAAAGCTCGTGAGCTCAATGTGATGTACATAGAGACCAGTGCCAAGGCTGGCTATAACGTCAAACAG CTGTTCCGTCGTGTTGCTGCTGCATTGCCTGGGATGGACAGCACACCAGAGAAAAGCAAAGAGGACA TGATCGACATCAAACTGGAGAAACAGCCAGAGATGACTGTCACCGAGAGCAGCTGCTCATGCTAG
- the rab41 gene encoding ras-related protein Rab-41 isoform X2 has product MSTTTGGGEFGNPLRKFKLVFLGEQSVGKTSLITRFMYDSFDNTYQATIGIDFLSKTMYLEDRTVRLQLWDTAGQERFRSLIPSYIRDSTIAVVVYDITNLNSFQQTSKWIDDVRTERGSDVIIMLVGNKTDLADKRQVSVEAAERKARELNVMYIETSAKAGYNVKQLFRRVAAALPGMDSTPEKSKEDMIDIKLEKQPEMTVTESSCSC; this is encoded by the exons atgtcAACCACGACCGGCGGCGGAGAGTTTGGCAACCCTCTACGAAAGTTCAAGCTTGTTTTTCTGGGCGAACAGAGTG TTGGGAAAACCTCGCTCATCACCAGGTTCATGTATGACAGTTTCGACAACACTTATCAG GCAACAATTGGCATTGACTTTTTGTCAAAAACCATGTACTTAGAAGATCGTACG GTCCGACTCCAGCTCTGGGACACTGCTGGACAGGAGCGTTTTCGTAGCCTAATTCCCAGCTACATCCGTGACTCTACCATTGCCGTGGTTGTTTATGACATCACCA aTCTTAATTCATTCCAGCAAACCTCAAAGTGGATTGATGATGTTAGAACAGAAAGAGGAAGTGATGTCATTATCATGCTTGTTGGGAACAAAACAGACTTGGCGGATAAAAG GCAAGTTTCTGTTGAGGCGGCAGAGAGGAAAGCTCGTGAGCTCAATGTGATGTACATAGAGACCAGTGCCAAGGCTGGCTATAACGTCAAACAG CTGTTCCGTCGTGTTGCTGCTGCATTGCCTGGGATGGACAGCACACCAGAGAAAAGCAAAGAGGACA TGATCGACATCAAACTGGAGAAACAGCCAGAGATGACTGTCACCGAGAGCAGCTGCTCATGCTAG
- the stard14 gene encoding START domain containing 14, whose product MSILPDEATFADFRNQCSSTENWASKYDKHGIQVWVEVAPKNKGNNVPKVHKIKCKMTIKDVSAATMYDVLHDGQYRKTWDSAMAESYDIARLSANADVGYYACEDSFLGFSPKPITNRDVVTLRSWQVNEDAYIIVNFSVKHPKYPPCKKAVRAVSILTGYLVKPIGPNSCTFTYLSQADPKGSLPKWVVNHASKFLAPRVMKNVHKAAVAYPQWKEQNSPDLKPWLYPEQSTLPMMDPAELSIQRADSLENVDESSKVAAQQENEDSS is encoded by the exons ATGTCTATTTTACCCGACGAGGCGACTTTTGCTGACTTCAGAAATCAGTGTTCATCCACGGAGAATTGGGCCAGCAAGTATGACAAGCATGGGATACAGGTGTGGGTCGAAGTTGCTcctaaaaacaaaggaaataatGTACCTAAAGTCCACAAAATCAAG TGTAAAATGACAATCAAAGATGTGTCCGCCGCCACCATGTACGACGTCCTTCACGATGGCCAGTACCGTAAGACGTGGGACTCGGCCATGGCGGAGAGTTATGACATTGCCCGGCTCTCTGCTAACGCCGATGTGGGATACTACGCATGTGAGGACTCCTTTCT gggtTTCTCTCCAAAGCCGATAACAAACAGAGATGTGGTGACTCTGCGTTCGTGGCAGGTGAACGAGGATGCGTACATCATCGTCAACTTCTCAGTCAAACATCCG AAATACCCTCCCTGCAAAAAAGCAGTGAGAGCCGTCTCCATCCTCACTGGCTATTTGGTCAAGCCCATTGGACCAAACAGCTGCACTTTCACATACCTTTCACAAGCGGACCCCAAAG GTTCTCTTCCAAAGTGGGTGGTGAACCACGCGTCCAAATTTCTCGCTCCGAGA GTGATGAAGAATGTGCACAAGGCGGCAGTGGCCTACCCACAGTGGAAAGAGCAAAACTCTCCCGACTTGAAGCCTTGGCTGTACCCAGAGCAGAGCACCCTGCCTATGATGGACCCCGCAGAACTGTCGATACAGAGAGCCGACTCGCTAGAAAACGTGGACGAGAGTTCAAAGGTGGCCGCTCAGCAGGAGAACGAGGACAGCAGTTAA
- the rab41 gene encoding ras-related protein Rab-41 isoform X4, translating to MSTTTGGGEFGNPLRKFKLVFLGEQSVGKTSLITRFMYDSFDNTYQATIGIDFLSKTMYLEDRTVRLQLWDTAGQERFRSLIPSYIRDSTIAVVVYDITNLNSFQQTSKWIDDVRTERGSDVIIMLVGNKTDLADKRQITTEEGEQRAKELNVMFIETSAKTGYNVKQLFRRVAAALPGMDSTPEKSKEDMIDIKLEKQPEMTVTESSCSC from the exons atgtcAACCACGACCGGCGGCGGAGAGTTTGGCAACCCTCTACGAAAGTTCAAGCTTGTTTTTCTGGGCGAACAGAGTG TTGGGAAAACCTCGCTCATCACCAGGTTCATGTATGACAGTTTCGACAACACTTATCAG GCAACAATTGGCATTGACTTTTTGTCAAAAACCATGTACTTAGAAGATCGTACG GTCCGACTCCAGCTCTGGGACACTGCTGGACAGGAGCGTTTTCGTAGCCTAATTCCCAGCTACATCCGTGACTCTACCATTGCCGTGGTTGTTTATGACATCACCA aTCTTAATTCATTCCAGCAAACCTCAAAGTGGATTGATGATGTTAGAACAGAAAGAGGAAGTGATGTCATTATCATGCTTGTTGGGAACAAAACAGACTTGGCGGATAAAAG ACAGATCACCACGGAGGAGGGCGAGCAGAGAGCTAAGGAACTGAATGTCATGTTCATTGAAACCAGCGCAAAGACTGGCTACAATGTCAAACAG CTGTTCCGTCGTGTTGCTGCTGCATTGCCTGGGATGGACAGCACACCAGAGAAAAGCAAAGAGGACA TGATCGACATCAAACTGGAGAAACAGCCAGAGATGACTGTCACCGAGAGCAGCTGCTCATGCTAG